A portion of the Oxynema aestuarii AP17 genome contains these proteins:
- a CDS encoding transglutaminase family protein gives MRYEIIHTTSYAYNRAVTFDPHVLRLRSRNDCTQTLHDFHLQIAPEPIRISDIIDLEGNDLVKVWFDQTSDRLEFTVKSEVETFRRDPFNFLLEPWAVRLPIDYPEPLRTQLHCYLHPLGTPSTVDPVVAQLAHEIWQDVAGSTTAFVCELNQRLHENCRHQVRETGPPLEASVTWTQKQGSCRDVAVLFMETCRVMGLAARFVSGYQQGNPNWKRRHLHAWVEVYFPGGGWRGYDPTQGMAVGDRHVALVASAIPKQAAPISGTFRGSAVRSQMNAHLSIKVLDGDDGGGVGASDSLNLHQATEREIYEILHSKGTAKKEIQAAIEAIAYWQDGDRELTWKNLKQSTKSGKHKVKGFGKKTYKLLQELAFLREA, from the coding sequence GTGCGTTACGAAATTATTCACACGACGAGTTACGCTTACAACCGGGCGGTCACGTTCGATCCGCACGTTCTGCGCTTGCGATCGCGCAATGATTGCACGCAAACGTTGCACGATTTTCACTTGCAGATCGCCCCGGAACCGATCCGGATCTCGGACATTATCGATCTCGAAGGAAACGATCTGGTCAAGGTTTGGTTCGACCAAACGAGCGATCGCCTCGAATTTACGGTCAAATCCGAGGTGGAAACGTTTCGCCGAGATCCGTTTAATTTTCTACTCGAACCGTGGGCGGTTCGCTTACCCATCGACTATCCGGAACCGTTGCGAACTCAACTGCACTGCTATTTGCATCCGTTGGGTACCCCCAGTACGGTCGATCCGGTGGTGGCGCAACTGGCCCACGAAATTTGGCAGGATGTGGCGGGAAGTACGACGGCGTTTGTCTGCGAACTCAACCAACGCCTGCATGAAAATTGCCGCCACCAGGTGCGCGAAACGGGACCGCCTCTGGAGGCGAGTGTGACTTGGACCCAAAAACAGGGCAGTTGTCGGGATGTGGCGGTTTTGTTTATGGAAACCTGTCGGGTGATGGGATTGGCGGCGCGGTTCGTCAGTGGGTACCAACAGGGAAATCCGAATTGGAAGCGGCGCCACCTGCACGCTTGGGTGGAGGTTTATTTTCCCGGCGGGGGATGGCGCGGTTACGATCCGACCCAAGGGATGGCGGTGGGCGATCGCCACGTGGCGTTAGTCGCCAGTGCGATTCCGAAACAGGCGGCGCCGATTTCCGGGACGTTTCGCGGGAGTGCGGTGCGATCGCAGATGAACGCCCATTTATCGATTAAGGTTCTCGACGGCGACGACGGCGGTGGGGTTGGCGCGTCGGATTCGTTGAATTTACACCAAGCGACGGAACGGGAAATTTACGAAATTCTGCATTCTAAAGGAACGGCAAAAAAAGAGATTCAGGCGGCGATCGAGGCGATCGCCTACTGGCAGGACGGCGATCGCGAACTGACGTGGAAAAACTTAAAACAGTCCACTAAATCCGGCAAGCATAAAGTGAAAGGTTTTGGCAAAAAAACCTACAAACTCTTACAAGAACTTGCCTTTTTGCGCGAGGCGTGA
- a CDS encoding proteasome-type protease encodes MTYCLGIVTRFGLVMAADSRTNAGVDYISTYQKLFDFSASGNRVVVLCTSGNLSITQAVITALEKDLKFKEDHNLHTIDSMEGIARYVGNKLREVQDRDRSWLERDSIDARCSFLLGGQLHGEEAKLYLIYTQGNYIHTTKETTFLQIGETKYGKPILDRTLNFDTPLEAAAKCALLSIDSTMKSNISVGPPIDLVMYEKDSFSIRHQLRLRLGDPYLAKIRKLWETYVKKAFDDMPDIEWEYYESEEDILID; translated from the coding sequence ATGACGTATTGTCTCGGGATCGTGACTCGCTTCGGATTAGTAATGGCGGCGGACTCTCGAACCAATGCCGGAGTCGATTATATTTCGACTTATCAAAAATTGTTCGATTTTTCCGCATCGGGCAATCGGGTAGTCGTTTTATGTACGTCGGGGAACTTGTCAATTACCCAAGCGGTGATTACCGCCTTAGAGAAAGACCTCAAGTTTAAGGAGGACCATAACTTACATACTATCGACAGTATGGAAGGAATCGCCCGTTATGTCGGCAACAAACTTAGAGAAGTGCAAGATCGCGATCGCTCCTGGTTGGAACGCGATAGCATTGACGCCCGATGCAGCTTTCTTTTAGGCGGACAACTTCACGGGGAAGAAGCGAAACTTTACCTGATTTATACCCAAGGAAACTACATTCACACCACCAAAGAAACGACGTTTTTACAAATTGGCGAGACTAAATACGGCAAGCCTATTTTAGATCGAACTCTCAATTTCGATACCCCCTTGGAGGCGGCGGCGAAATGCGCTTTACTCTCGATCGATTCGACGATGAAATCGAATATTTCTGTCGGTCCGCCGATCGATTTGGTGATGTACGAAAAAGATTCTTTTAGTATCCGCCATCAATTGCGCTTGCGCTTGGGCGATCCCTATTTAGCGAAAATCCGCAAGTTATGGGAAACCTACGTCAAAAAGGCATTTGACGACATGCCGGATATTGAGTGGGAATATTACGAGTCGGAGGAAGATATTTTAATCGATTGA